The following proteins are encoded in a genomic region of Streptococcus constellatus subsp. constellatus:
- a CDS encoding PTS transporter subunit EIIC, producing the protein MKEKNKFISAFEQFGRSFLLPVSVLPGAGIIQGIGTAFTNENTLKMFPFLNNAVFQFVMKFFIALGGTAFSNLPVIFAVGVSVGLAKREKGSAALSGLLGFLVLHNVLNFLLKISGRLVNTANLSSGAAKLALSNAMQTKVLGIQTMDLSVFGGIIVGVSVYFIHKWAVKQELPTMIGFFSGPRFVPIVTMVAMSFVAVAIFFIWPTIQAGISAVSILVLKSGPIGTFLYGLIERALLPFGLHHGLNWPVRTTELGGSWTIGGNHVVGTVNAYLASLADSSIKSIDPSITRFNGGKFVYFMFGLSGAAYAMYKTASPEKRKVAGSLLFAAAGTSFLTGITEPIEFTFLFVAPMLYAVHAVLAGSALFVMHMLGAGVATPTGHGFINLVIYGVLQGPKTHWWLVFLVGIPYFFLYYYVFKFMILKFNFKTPGREDTDEVKLASKQEARGKYGLKIQNVGQAAPQDTAPIPEKSEGKELSKQEKTHQQALGLIAAHGGPENIVDVNACITRLRIDVKDKSLVDKDTIVNQYEALGFAENGMQMQSIYGAYANVLKMEIQDILGLEE; encoded by the coding sequence ATGAAAGAGAAGAATAAATTTATCTCTGCCTTTGAGCAATTTGGACGCTCATTCTTACTCCCTGTTTCGGTACTGCCCGGTGCAGGGATTATTCAAGGTATTGGTACAGCTTTTACCAATGAAAACACACTCAAGATGTTCCCATTTTTGAACAATGCAGTTTTTCAATTTGTCATGAAATTTTTCATTGCGCTTGGTGGTACAGCTTTTAGCAACTTGCCTGTTATTTTTGCAGTCGGAGTTTCAGTTGGTCTTGCAAAACGGGAAAAAGGGTCGGCAGCTTTATCTGGTTTGTTAGGTTTTCTTGTTTTGCACAATGTTTTGAATTTCTTATTGAAAATCAGTGGAAGGCTAGTCAATACTGCTAACTTATCAAGCGGTGCAGCTAAGCTAGCTTTATCAAATGCCATGCAGACAAAGGTTCTAGGAATTCAAACCATGGACCTCAGTGTGTTTGGAGGGATTATCGTTGGGGTTTCTGTTTACTTCATTCACAAATGGGCTGTGAAACAAGAATTGCCAACCATGATTGGTTTCTTCAGTGGACCTCGTTTCGTACCAATTGTCACTATGGTGGCGATGTCCTTTGTAGCCGTTGCAATCTTCTTTATTTGGCCGACTATTCAAGCAGGCATTAGCGCAGTGTCTATCCTCGTTTTGAAGTCAGGCCCGATTGGCACTTTCTTATATGGATTGATTGAGCGGGCTCTCTTGCCGTTTGGTTTGCACCATGGTCTCAACTGGCCGGTCCGTACGACAGAGCTTGGTGGCTCATGGACAATTGGTGGTAACCATGTCGTTGGTACGGTCAATGCCTACCTTGCTTCTTTAGCGGATTCTTCAATCAAGTCTATTGACCCATCTATTACGCGTTTCAATGGTGGTAAGTTTGTTTACTTCATGTTCGGTCTTTCTGGTGCTGCTTATGCTATGTACAAGACAGCTTCTCCAGAAAAACGTAAAGTAGCAGGTTCGCTTCTCTTTGCAGCAGCCGGAACTTCATTCTTGACTGGTATTACAGAGCCAATCGAATTTACTTTCCTTTTTGTGGCACCAATGCTTTACGCTGTGCACGCTGTTTTGGCAGGTTCTGCTTTGTTTGTTATGCACATGCTGGGTGCTGGTGTAGCAACTCCTACTGGACATGGTTTCATTAACCTTGTAATCTACGGTGTGTTGCAAGGACCTAAAACGCACTGGTGGCTCGTCTTCTTAGTAGGTATCCCTTATTTCTTCCTTTATTATTATGTTTTTAAATTTATGATTTTGAAATTCAACTTTAAGACTCCAGGTCGAGAAGATACGGATGAAGTCAAGTTGGCAAGTAAGCAAGAAGCGCGTGGTAAATATGGCTTGAAGATTCAAAATGTCGGTCAAGCAGCTCCGCAGGATACAGCACCTATTCCAGAAAAATCTGAAGGGAAAGAACTTAGCAAGCAAGAAAAAACGCACCAACAGGCTCTCGGTTTGATTGCAGCCCACGGTGGTCCAGAAAATATTGTTGATGTCAATGCTTGTATCACTCGTTTGCGGATTGATGTCAAGGATAAATCATTAGTGGATAAGGATACGATTGTCAACCAATATGAAGCACTTGGTTTTGCTGAAAATGGCATGCAAATGCAATCTATCTATGGCGCTTATGCCAATGTTCTCAAAATGGAAATCCAAGACATTCTAGGTTTAGAGGAATAG
- a CDS encoding Cof-type HAD-IIB family hydrolase codes for MAHKILCVTDLDGTFVKNSVDVNSVDWQAYQKLTRYSDFAIATGRSVKEINYITQRNQLHLSYAIGFNGAMIAENGNILFSQKLASADVQALLDYLKKEKLVFDALDGEERIGNFDHEDNRRLWNMPILCLENPYDLVRQRQIYKFNIRPEAAKTSVYVKELKEHFPHLEVYQSGSTRIEVTAKDVSKGSGLQLLKKHYQLVVAFGDSGNDISMFEKSDISYCMTHASANVQAAATYVVDSFADAVKHLEQLLSL; via the coding sequence ATGGCACATAAGATTTTATGTGTAACAGATTTAGACGGAACTTTTGTGAAAAATTCTGTTGATGTTAATTCAGTAGACTGGCAAGCTTATCAAAAGTTGACACGTTACAGTGACTTCGCTATTGCTACGGGTCGTTCTGTCAAGGAAATCAACTACATTACGCAACGTAATCAGCTTCATTTAAGCTATGCAATCGGATTTAACGGCGCCATGATTGCTGAAAATGGGAATATATTATTTTCTCAAAAGTTGGCATCAGCAGATGTACAGGCCTTGTTAGACTACCTCAAAAAAGAAAAACTCGTTTTTGATGCACTTGATGGCGAAGAGAGAATTGGCAACTTTGACCATGAGGACAATCGGCGTTTGTGGAATATGCCCATTCTTTGCTTGGAAAATCCTTATGATCTGGTTCGGCAACGTCAGATTTACAAGTTTAACATTCGTCCAGAAGCAGCGAAAACGTCTGTCTATGTAAAAGAATTAAAAGAACATTTCCCCCACTTAGAAGTCTATCAATCAGGGAGCACTCGCATAGAAGTGACTGCGAAAGATGTTTCAAAAGGTAGTGGTTTACAGCTTTTGAAAAAGCATTATCAACTAGTTGTGGCATTTGGCGACTCTGGAAATGACATCTCGATGTTTGAAAAATCCGATATTTCCTATTGTATGACACATGCCTCAGCCAATGTCCAAGCGGCTGCCACCTATGTCGTTGATAGCTTTGCAGACGCAGTCAAGCATTTGGAACAATTGCTGAGTTTATAA